A part of Methanohalobium evestigatum Z-7303 genomic DNA contains:
- a CDS encoding homoserine dehydrogenase has translation MKTIRASISGFGAVGQGVAEVLLKKQDYLKNVGLDIKIIAISDSKGSEINTDGIDLSSALARKREKGTVALEDKSSLEIIESVDHDLVIETTSTDINTGGIGLKNMLSAFNSGKDVVTSNKGPLALKYNELMEASRNSGSNFRFEATVGGAMPIINLIKDVLAGNDVISVEGILNGTCNYILTRMMEENAPYEQMLAESQELGIAETDPSYDVDGIDSACKLVILANSVFGMCLSYKDVDVTGITKITPESLLLAQNNGYVIKLIGEVKDNLIRVAPRLVPEDSPLAVGGTLNVASIQTDLSGTVTVTGRGAGSIETASAVLSDIVSIYRD, from the coding sequence ATGAAAACGATACGTGCATCTATCAGCGGATTTGGAGCAGTCGGACAGGGAGTAGCAGAAGTATTGTTGAAAAAACAAGATTATCTAAAAAACGTCGGTCTTGATATCAAAATTATAGCAATTTCTGATTCCAAGGGTTCTGAAATTAATACTGATGGTATTGATTTATCTTCTGCTTTAGCTCGCAAACGTGAAAAGGGTACAGTTGCACTGGAAGATAAGTCCAGTCTTGAAATTATAGAATCAGTTGACCATGACCTTGTAATTGAGACTACTTCTACAGATATTAATACAGGTGGCATTGGTCTTAAAAATATGTTGTCAGCTTTCAACAGTGGCAAAGATGTTGTAACATCAAATAAAGGACCACTGGCATTGAAATACAATGAGCTAATGGAAGCGTCCAGAAATTCAGGTTCAAATTTCAGATTCGAGGCAACTGTCGGAGGTGCGATGCCAATAATCAATCTTATAAAAGATGTACTTGCAGGTAATGATGTAATCAGTGTAGAAGGCATCCTGAATGGAACCTGTAACTATATTCTGACACGTATGATGGAGGAAAATGCACCTTATGAACAGATGCTTGCAGAATCTCAGGAACTCGGGATTGCGGAAACTGACCCCAGTTATGATGTAGATGGTATAGATTCTGCATGCAAACTGGTAATACTGGCAAACTCAGTATTTGGTATGTGTCTCTCTTATAAAGACGTAGATGTTACAGGCATTACAAAGATAACACCAGAATCCCTTTTACTTGCACAGAATAACGGTTATGTAATCAAACTTATTGGTGAAGTTAAGGACAACCTGATAAGAGTAGCTCCAAGGCTGGTGCCTGAAGACAGTCCACTGGCAGTAGGAGGTACTTTGAATGTAGCATCCATCCAGACCGACCTTTCAGGTACGGTTACTGTAACAGGCAGAGGAGCAGGTTCTATCGAGACAGCCAGTGCGGTTTTAAGTGACATAGTTTCCATTTACAGGGATTAA
- a CDS encoding amino acid-binding protein, with product MRVSMDIELQDRPGQLLQALQPISDLKGNLISVVHHHEKEKNRRSKIPVQCVIDIDPEKLDELKSQLKERGIGVAKVGEQRFVERGAVVLIGHIVHNDIQDTIDTVDRTGYAEVVDLTLSMPKIDQTSSAFLKIDAVGKEELNDSISLLKEVAKEKDLLVVEPIET from the coding sequence ATGAGAGTTTCAATGGATATTGAATTACAGGATAGACCTGGTCAATTGCTCCAGGCACTGCAGCCCATATCGGACTTAAAGGGAAATCTCATATCTGTGGTTCATCATCATGAAAAAGAAAAAAATCGCCGCAGTAAGATTCCTGTACAATGTGTAATTGATATCGACCCAGAAAAACTTGATGAACTAAAATCACAACTTAAAGAGCGAGGAATAGGTGTAGCAAAAGTTGGAGAACAGCGTTTTGTTGAGCGTGGTGCAGTAGTTCTGATAGGGCATATTGTACACAATGACATTCAAGATACCATAGATACAGTAGACAGAACAGGCTATGCTGAAGTAGTGGATTTAACATTATCCATGCCCAAAATAGACCAGACATCTTCGGCTTTTTTAAAAATTGATGCAGTAGGTAAAGAAGAATTGAATGATTCAATTTCCCTGCTGAAAGAGGTCGCTAAAGAAAAAGACCTGCTTGTAGTAGAGCCTATTGAAACTTAA